A window of Lentibacillus sp. Marseille-P4043 contains these coding sequences:
- a CDS encoding DUF1934 domain-containing protein produces the protein MDAQQTRVAIELQMTIEDNGQIEQTTTNATGLLYNRNNMNVLTYDEHQENSDPIKNLVTIQPEKVSIKRTGPVQMHQQFRLNQTSENVFQHPHGNIHMETETEKIDYNPLTATNQGHLAITYTVSLNGQDARKHQLTMVMKEEEAQ, from the coding sequence ATGGATGCACAACAAACCCGAGTTGCGATTGAACTTCAGATGACCATTGAAGATAATGGGCAGATCGAGCAGACAACAACAAACGCAACTGGACTTTTATATAACCGCAACAATATGAATGTATTAACATATGATGAACACCAAGAAAATAGCGACCCAATCAAAAATTTAGTGACCATACAACCGGAAAAGGTGAGCATTAAACGGACGGGGCCGGTTCAGATGCATCAGCAATTTCGCTTGAACCAAACCTCTGAGAATGTTTTCCAACACCCGCATGGTAATATACATATGGAAACAGAAACAGAGAAAATAGATTACAACCCGCTAACCGCTACCAATCAGGGGCATTTAGCGATAACGTATACGGTGAGTCTAAATGGACAGGACGCGCGCAAGCATCAATTAACAATGGTTATGAAAGAGGAGGAAGCCCAATGA
- the argS gene encoding arginine--tRNA ligase yields the protein MNVLAQTEETLKQEIAEAVIKAELATKEELPQIILEKPKDKSHGDFASNIAMQLARIAKKAPRQIAEDIVANLDQTKAAIEKVEIAGPGFINFFTKNDFLSELIPTILAAKDNYGKTDAGQGEKIQVEFVSVNPTGDLHLGHARGAAFGDVLCNVLDTAGYSVEREYYMNDAGKQIDNLALSVEARYLQALNMDAEMPEDGYRGKDIIEIGEKLAEEYGDKWANTDKAERLDFFKEYGLEYEMGKIKKDLADFRVYFDSWFSERSLYKEDKITDALNTLEQGDYIYEKDGATWFRSTDFGDDKDRVLTKQDGNYTYLTPDIAYHQNKLERGFDKIVNVWGADHHGYIPRMRAAIQALGYDKDKLDVKIIQMVNLFENGEKLRMSKRTGNAVALRELMDEVGVDAVRYFFVTRSNDSQLDFDLNLARSQSNDNPVYYVQYAHARICTMLKQAEEKGLSAEGYDAILLTAEKEMDLLKKLGAFPQTIADAAAKATPHKVTQYIFDLASLLHSFYNAEKVLDPENPERTKARIALMKAVRITIANGLKIIGVTAPEKM from the coding sequence ATGAATGTATTAGCCCAAACAGAAGAAACGTTAAAACAGGAAATTGCAGAAGCAGTCATAAAGGCGGAACTAGCAACTAAAGAAGAACTGCCGCAAATAATTTTGGAGAAGCCGAAAGACAAGTCCCATGGTGATTTTGCCTCAAATATTGCGATGCAGCTTGCACGAATTGCGAAAAAGGCACCACGGCAAATTGCGGAAGACATTGTGGCAAACCTGGATCAGACAAAAGCAGCAATTGAAAAAGTAGAAATTGCTGGGCCTGGATTCATCAACTTTTTTACCAAAAATGATTTTCTAAGTGAGCTTATCCCGACAATATTAGCAGCTAAAGATAATTACGGGAAAACGGATGCCGGACAGGGAGAGAAAATCCAAGTTGAATTTGTATCGGTGAATCCAACGGGTGATTTACATCTGGGCCATGCGCGCGGAGCAGCATTTGGTGATGTGCTTTGCAATGTATTGGATACAGCAGGCTACAGTGTTGAGCGGGAATATTATATGAATGACGCTGGTAAACAAATTGACAACCTAGCATTATCGGTTGAAGCGCGTTATTTGCAAGCTTTGAATATGGATGCTGAGATGCCGGAGGATGGTTATCGCGGGAAAGATATTATTGAAATCGGGGAAAAACTTGCTGAAGAATATGGCGATAAATGGGCAAACACAGATAAAGCAGAACGTCTGGACTTTTTTAAGGAATATGGTTTGGAATATGAAATGGGTAAAATAAAAAAAGACTTAGCTGACTTTCGTGTCTATTTTGACAGCTGGTTTTCTGAGCGATCTTTATATAAAGAAGACAAAATTACAGATGCATTAAATACGTTGGAGCAAGGCGATTATATTTATGAAAAAGATGGGGCAACATGGTTCCGCTCAACGGACTTTGGTGATGATAAAGATCGTGTGTTGACTAAACAGGATGGAAATTATACGTATCTAACTCCGGATATCGCTTACCATCAAAATAAACTAGAACGTGGCTTTGATAAAATTGTGAATGTGTGGGGTGCTGACCATCACGGCTATATTCCGCGGATGCGTGCAGCGATTCAAGCGCTTGGCTATGACAAAGATAAGTTAGATGTCAAGATCATTCAAATGGTTAACTTATTTGAAAACGGCGAAAAACTGCGCATGAGTAAACGGACAGGTAATGCTGTTGCGCTGCGTGAATTAATGGACGAAGTTGGTGTTGATGCCGTACGTTATTTCTTTGTCACTCGTTCAAATGATTCACAGCTTGACTTTGATTTAAATTTGGCACGTTCACAGTCCAATGATAACCCTGTTTATTATGTCCAGTATGCACATGCACGGATTTGTACTATGTTAAAACAGGCTGAAGAAAAAGGTTTGTCTGCTGAGGGCTATGACGCGATTTTGTTAACGGCTGAAAAGGAAATGGACCTATTGAAAAAATTAGGTGCGTTTCCACAAACAATTGCTGATGCTGCAGCAAAGGCAACACCACATAAGGTGACACAATATATCTTTGACCTGGCTTCATTATTGCATAGCTTTTACAATGCCGAAAAAGTGTTAGATCCGGAAAACCCAGAACGCACAAAGGCACGCATCGCACTAATGAAAGCCGTCCGCATTACCATTGCCAACGGTCTGAAAATAATTGGTGTAACCGCACCGGAAAAAATGTAA
- a CDS encoding heterodisulfide reductase-related iron-sulfur binding cluster — protein sequence MDTFLLINAIVFTVVVIYGLYLFGRVIATRTAYIKLGKKSVFDGEIKERLRRIGKIVFGQSKLLKDKKSGIMHVMMFYGFLLVQFGAIDMFVKGLAPGKHLPFGLFYPGFTFFQELVTLMILVAVAIGFHRRYVEKLVRLKRGFKAGLVLIFIGTLMLSVLVGNGMAQIWHGHEATWSEPVASLIGMGFGWMSPAAAAVVFYLAWWVHAITILTFLVYVPQSKHAHLIAAPINVFLSKRVPGKLKKLDFDIDEDAEESEEEISFGVGKVEDFEQYQMIDFYACVECGRCTDVCPAAGTGKMLSPMDLMVKIRDHLTEKGAAVTGKSPWVPSYAFSNTKGNQIANSEAAASVESVSLIGDVITEEELSACTTCRNCEDACPVMNEHVDKIIDLRRYLVMTEGKVNPDAQRAMMNIERQGNPWGLSKKDRIKWRELDESVYIPTMKELKKEDKDFEYLFWVSSMGAYDNRSQKIALAFAKLMNKAGISFAILGNKEANSGDTARRIGNEFLFQEIAEKNIKEFEKHDVKKIVTIDPHAYNIFKNEYPDFGFEAEVYHHTQMLFDLVMNGKLSPKKEIRERLTYHDSCYLGRYNGVYDPPREILKSIPGLELVEMDRSRENAMCCGAGGGLMWSEETTGSRINVSRTEQAMAVQPSMISSACPYCLTMLSDGTKAKEVEEDISTMDVAEILALSVLVEEEVKTA from the coding sequence ATGGATACGTTTTTGCTGATAAATGCAATTGTGTTCACAGTTGTCGTTATCTATGGATTATATTTATTCGGTAGAGTAATAGCAACGCGGACAGCATATATCAAACTGGGAAAAAAATCAGTATTTGATGGGGAAATTAAAGAGCGTTTGCGGAGGATTGGCAAAATTGTTTTTGGCCAATCAAAGCTGTTAAAGGATAAAAAATCCGGCATCATGCATGTCATGATGTTCTATGGATTTTTACTAGTCCAATTTGGTGCCATTGATATGTTTGTCAAAGGGTTGGCACCTGGTAAGCATTTACCATTTGGATTGTTCTATCCTGGTTTTACATTTTTCCAAGAACTTGTCACGTTAATGATCTTGGTAGCCGTAGCGATTGGTTTTCACCGCCGCTATGTTGAAAAGCTTGTTCGCCTAAAACGCGGATTTAAAGCTGGACTTGTACTTATATTTATTGGAACGTTAATGCTATCTGTTCTAGTAGGTAACGGGATGGCACAAATCTGGCATGGTCATGAGGCAACATGGTCAGAGCCAGTTGCTAGTTTGATAGGTATGGGCTTTGGCTGGATGTCACCGGCTGCAGCTGCTGTTGTATTCTACTTAGCTTGGTGGGTTCATGCGATCACAATCCTGACATTTTTAGTGTATGTGCCACAATCAAAACACGCACACTTAATTGCAGCACCAATCAATGTGTTCTTAAGTAAACGTGTTCCGGGAAAACTTAAGAAACTGGATTTTGATATTGATGAAGATGCCGAAGAAAGTGAAGAAGAAATTTCCTTTGGTGTTGGAAAAGTAGAAGATTTTGAGCAATACCAAATGATTGACTTTTACGCGTGTGTGGAATGTGGCCGTTGTACAGATGTATGTCCGGCTGCGGGTACTGGAAAAATGCTTTCGCCGATGGATTTAATGGTTAAAATTCGTGACCATCTAACTGAAAAAGGTGCTGCAGTCACTGGTAAATCACCATGGGTACCATCCTATGCTTTTTCAAACACAAAAGGAAATCAAATTGCGAATTCAGAAGCGGCAGCAAGTGTCGAAAGTGTTAGCCTAATCGGTGACGTTATTACAGAAGAAGAACTTTCTGCTTGTACAACGTGTCGTAACTGTGAAGATGCTTGTCCTGTTATGAATGAGCATGTTGATAAAATTATTGACTTGCGCCGTTATTTAGTAATGACGGAAGGGAAAGTAAATCCAGACGCGCAACGTGCAATGATGAACATTGAGCGTCAAGGAAATCCGTGGGGTCTATCGAAAAAAGATCGTATTAAATGGCGTGAATTAGATGAATCTGTTTATATTCCAACAATGAAAGAATTGAAAAAGGAAGATAAAGATTTTGAATACTTATTCTGGGTAAGTTCGATGGGTGCATATGACAATCGCAGTCAAAAAATTGCACTTGCTTTTGCAAAACTAATGAACAAAGCAGGAATAAGTTTTGCAATATTAGGTAACAAAGAAGCAAATTCAGGTGATACGGCTCGTCGCATCGGAAATGAATTTTTATTCCAGGAAATTGCTGAGAAGAATATTAAGGAATTTGAAAAGCATGATGTGAAAAAGATCGTTACAATTGATCCGCATGCTTATAATATTTTCAAAAATGAGTATCCTGATTTTGGCTTTGAGGCTGAGGTTTACCATCATACACAAATGCTCTTTGATCTTGTGATGAATGGAAAACTTTCACCTAAGAAGGAAATTAGGGAAAGGCTCACATATCATGATTCCTGTTACTTAGGAAGATACAATGGTGTTTATGATCCGCCAAGAGAAATTCTGAAGTCTATCCCAGGACTTGAGCTTGTTGAGATGGACCGCAGCCGCGAAAATGCGATGTGCTGTGGTGCTGGTGGTGGATTAATGTGGAGTGAGGAAACGACGGGTAGTCGGATTAACGTTTCTCGCACAGAGCAAGCTATGGCGGTTCAACCATCGATGATTTCGAGTGCGTGTCCATATTGCTTAACAATGTTGAGTGATGGTACGAAAGCGAAAGAGGTTGAGGAAGATATCAGTACAATGGATGTTGCAGAAATTCTTGCACTGTCCGTACTTGTTGAAGAAGAAGTGAAAACTGCTTAA
- a CDS encoding acetyl-CoA C-acetyltransferase, with protein sequence MRKTVIVSGARTPFGKFGGALKSFTAAQLGGKTIREALDRAGLSESEIDEVIMGTVLQGGQGQIPSRQAAREAGIPWEVKTETINKVCASGLRSVTLADQLIRLGDEEVIVAGGMESMSNAPYYLPDARWGNRMGDKKVIDMMVHDGLTCSFKGIHMGNYGNSTAEEFGVTREQQDEWSLRSHQRAVEAIETGKFAEEIVALEVPQRKGEPVVVDTDEAPRKDTSIEKLAKLRPAFAQDGTVTAGNAPGVNDGACAFVVMSDEKAKALGKETMATVLGHAEVAVEAKDFPQTPGLVINKLLEKTGYTKDDIDLYEINEAFAVVSLASGQIAGIDPEKVNVNGGAVALGHPIGASGARIILTLIHELKRRGGGLGIAAICSGGGQGDAILIDVPKQ encoded by the coding sequence ATGAGAAAAACTGTTATCGTTTCAGGGGCACGAACACCATTTGGTAAATTTGGCGGTGCATTGAAATCATTTACCGCAGCCCAACTAGGTGGCAAGACAATTCGTGAGGCATTAGATCGTGCTGGTTTATCAGAATCAGAGATTGATGAAGTGATTATGGGAACTGTATTGCAAGGGGGTCAGGGGCAAATTCCGTCACGTCAGGCAGCCCGTGAAGCAGGCATTCCATGGGAGGTAAAAACTGAAACGATTAATAAAGTGTGTGCATCAGGTCTTCGCAGTGTAACATTGGCAGATCAATTGATTCGTCTAGGTGATGAAGAAGTGATCGTCGCTGGCGGGATGGAAAGCATGAGCAATGCACCATACTACTTGCCAGATGCACGCTGGGGAAATCGTATGGGTGATAAGAAAGTAATCGATATGATGGTACACGATGGATTAACATGTTCATTTAAAGGGATCCACATGGGCAATTATGGAAATTCAACCGCAGAGGAGTTTGGTGTGACAAGGGAGCAGCAGGATGAATGGTCACTTCGCAGCCATCAACGGGCAGTTGAAGCAATCGAAACTGGTAAATTTGCCGAGGAAATAGTTGCATTAGAGGTTCCACAACGTAAAGGTGAACCAGTTGTCGTTGATACAGATGAGGCACCGCGTAAAGATACAAGTATCGAGAAACTAGCAAAATTGCGTCCGGCATTTGCTCAAGATGGAACAGTTACGGCTGGGAATGCGCCTGGAGTTAATGATGGTGCATGTGCGTTTGTTGTCATGTCTGATGAAAAAGCAAAAGCTTTAGGCAAAGAAACAATGGCAACCGTTCTTGGTCATGCAGAGGTGGCAGTGGAAGCGAAGGACTTCCCACAAACACCAGGACTTGTAATTAATAAATTGTTAGAAAAAACAGGGTATACGAAAGATGATATTGATTTGTATGAAATCAATGAAGCTTTCGCGGTTGTATCTTTGGCAAGTGGCCAAATAGCTGGTATTGATCCAGAGAAAGTGAACGTCAATGGTGGTGCAGTTGCCCTAGGTCATCCAATTGGGGCTAGTGGCGCACGCATTATTTTAACTTTGATTCACGAACTAAAGCGCCGTGGTGGCGGATTAGGAATCGCAGCAATTTGTAGTGGCGGCGGCCAAGGTGACGCAATATTAATCGACGTACCAAAGCAATAA
- a CDS encoding 3-hydroxybutyryl-CoA dehydrogenase: protein MEINKVMVIGAGQMGAGIAQVCAQSGFDVLLNDMNEQALDKGMKNIEKLLTRAVEKERITESQKVDTLNRLHPSTTLADAADRDVVIEAVVENMDVKASVFSELDKITPKHTILASNTSSLPITEIAATTNRPEQVIGMHFMNPVPVMKLVEVIRGLQTSDATYQTIEDMSGKLSKTSVEVSDLPGFAANRILMPMINEAVFALHEGVASVEDIDTVMKLGMNHPMGPLTLADFIGLDTCLYIMEVLHEGFGDSKYRPCPLLRKYVNAGWLGKKSGRGFYQYN from the coding sequence ATGGAGATTAACAAGGTGATGGTTATTGGTGCTGGGCAGATGGGTGCAGGTATTGCTCAAGTCTGTGCACAGTCTGGTTTTGATGTTTTATTAAATGATATGAACGAGCAGGCCCTTGATAAAGGGATGAAAAATATTGAGAAGTTATTAACACGTGCGGTGGAAAAAGAACGTATTACCGAATCGCAAAAGGTAGATACGCTAAATCGACTGCACCCGTCGACAACATTAGCCGATGCAGCAGACCGTGATGTCGTTATTGAGGCTGTTGTCGAAAATATGGATGTGAAGGCAAGCGTATTTTCAGAACTCGACAAAATTACACCAAAACATACGATTCTTGCGTCGAATACATCATCATTGCCAATCACAGAAATTGCTGCAACAACGAATCGACCAGAACAGGTAATTGGTATGCATTTTATGAATCCAGTTCCCGTGATGAAACTTGTTGAAGTTATTCGCGGTCTGCAAACGAGTGACGCAACTTATCAAACGATTGAAGACATGTCGGGAAAATTATCGAAAACATCGGTTGAGGTAAGCGATCTACCTGGTTTTGCAGCGAATCGTATTTTAATGCCGATGATTAATGAGGCGGTGTTTGCGCTACATGAAGGCGTTGCATCAGTAGAAGATATTGACACGGTGATGAAGCTTGGCATGAATCATCCAATGGGACCATTAACATTAGCTGACTTCATTGGCTTGGATACATGCTTGTATATTATGGAAGTGCTTCATGAAGGCTTTGGTGATAGCAAATACCGTCCATGTCCGTTACTGAGAAAATATGTGAACGCTGGCTGGCTTGGCAAAAAGTCTGGTCGCGGATTTTACCAATATAATTAA
- a CDS encoding acyl-CoA dehydrogenase yields MNLHFSEEQEMMRKMVRDFAQKEVAQEVDRMEREDRFPRELIKKMGELGLMGIPIPEEYGGSGMDFTSYIIAINELSKVSATIGVILSVHTSVGTNPIRYFGNEEQKKQYLPKLASGEYLGAFALTEPGAGSDAASLKTKAKKDGDTYILNGSKVFITNGGEADTYITFARTEDEQGNSSVSAFIVEKDTPGLVIGKKEKKMGLHGSNTVQLNFDQCVVPKEQLLGKEGEGFKIAMSNLNVGRIGIAAQSLGVGEAALEYAVNYAKEREQFGKPIAHNQGISFKLADMATEVEAAKLLTYHAASLVQQNIPCSKEASMAKMYASKTARQAAIEAVQVYGGYGYTEDYPVERLFRDAKITEIYEGTNEIQHIVISRHLLLD; encoded by the coding sequence ATGAATTTACATTTTTCCGAAGAACAGGAAATGATGCGAAAAATGGTGCGTGATTTTGCCCAAAAAGAAGTCGCACAAGAAGTAGATCGAATGGAGCGAGAGGACCGCTTTCCAAGGGAACTTATTAAGAAGATGGGCGAACTTGGGTTAATGGGTATCCCGATCCCTGAAGAATACGGTGGAAGCGGCATGGATTTCACGTCGTATATCATCGCCATTAATGAGCTGTCAAAAGTTAGTGCCACAATTGGTGTTATTTTATCTGTGCATACATCTGTTGGTACAAATCCTATCCGTTATTTTGGCAATGAGGAACAAAAGAAACAATATTTACCGAAACTAGCATCCGGCGAATACCTTGGCGCATTTGCTTTAACCGAGCCTGGTGCTGGGTCTGATGCCGCTAGTCTAAAGACGAAAGCAAAAAAAGACGGTGACACTTATATTTTAAACGGTTCGAAAGTGTTTATTACAAATGGCGGTGAAGCAGATACGTACATTACATTCGCCCGCACAGAAGACGAACAAGGAAACAGCAGTGTCAGTGCATTCATCGTGGAAAAGGATACACCGGGCCTTGTGATCGGGAAGAAAGAAAAGAAAATGGGATTACATGGTTCCAATACGGTACAGCTAAATTTTGACCAATGTGTCGTACCAAAAGAGCAACTGCTTGGCAAAGAAGGTGAAGGCTTTAAAATTGCCATGTCGAACTTAAATGTCGGGCGCATCGGTATCGCTGCCCAAAGCTTAGGCGTTGGTGAAGCAGCACTTGAATATGCTGTGAATTATGCAAAAGAGCGGGAACAATTTGGTAAGCCAATCGCCCATAACCAAGGAATTTCTTTTAAGTTAGCTGATATGGCAACAGAAGTCGAGGCTGCAAAACTATTAACCTATCATGCAGCATCACTCGTCCAGCAAAATATTCCTTGCAGCAAGGAAGCATCGATGGCCAAAATGTATGCATCAAAAACGGCTCGTCAAGCAGCAATTGAGGCTGTTCAAGTTTATGGTGGCTATGGGTATACAGAGGATTATCCAGTTGAACGCCTTTTCCGTGATGCAAAAATAACCGAAATCTATGAAGGAACAAACGAAATTCAACACATTGTTATTTCAAGACATCTTTTACTTGATTAA
- a CDS encoding acyl-CoA dehydrogenase, whose amino-acid sequence MNFQLTDEQEMLRKMVRDFAKKDVEPTAAERDEEERFDRELFDKMAELGLTGIPWPEEYGGIGADFVSYVIAVEELSRVCASTGVTLSAHLSLCSWPIYKYGNEEQKKTFLHRLATGEALGAYALSEPGAGSDAASMKTVAKKDGDHYVLNGNKVWITNGGVADIYIVFAKTDPDAKHKGVSAFIVEKGTEGFTFGKKEKKLGIRSSPTTELIFENCRVPKENMLGAEGEGFKIAMTTLDGGRNGIAAQALGIAQGALDAAVDYAKEREQFGKPIARNQGISFKLADMATEVEAARLLTYQAAWLESEGLPYGKASAMSKLYAGDAAMRTTVEAVQVFGGYGYTKDYPVERYMRDAKITQIYEGTNEVQRVVIGRMLTK is encoded by the coding sequence ATGAATTTTCAACTAACCGACGAACAAGAAATGCTACGTAAAATGGTCCGTGATTTTGCCAAAAAGGATGTAGAACCAACCGCCGCAGAACGTGATGAAGAAGAACGTTTTGACCGCGAACTGTTTGATAAAATGGCGGAACTTGGCCTAACAGGAATCCCATGGCCTGAGGAATATGGTGGAATTGGTGCGGATTTTGTCAGTTACGTTATTGCGGTAGAGGAATTGTCGCGTGTATGTGCATCAACTGGTGTTACACTATCAGCACACCTATCACTTTGTAGCTGGCCAATTTATAAATATGGAAATGAGGAACAAAAGAAAACATTTTTACATCGTCTAGCAACAGGCGAAGCATTAGGAGCCTATGCATTATCTGAGCCTGGTGCAGGTAGTGATGCAGCATCGATGAAAACAGTTGCGAAAAAAGATGGCGACCATTACGTGCTAAATGGTAATAAAGTATGGATTACCAATGGTGGTGTAGCGGACATTTATATCGTTTTTGCCAAAACAGATCCAGATGCTAAGCATAAAGGGGTTAGCGCATTTATTGTCGAAAAAGGTACAGAAGGATTTACGTTTGGTAAAAAAGAAAAGAAATTAGGCATACGGTCATCACCGACAACGGAATTGATTTTTGAAAACTGCCGCGTACCTAAAGAAAATATGCTTGGTGCGGAAGGTGAAGGCTTTAAAATTGCCATGACTACCCTTGATGGCGGACGAAACGGAATTGCAGCACAAGCATTGGGAATTGCCCAAGGTGCACTTGATGCAGCGGTTGACTATGCAAAAGAACGCGAACAATTTGGTAAACCAATCGCCCGTAATCAGGGGATTTCATTCAAACTAGCTGACATGGCAACAGAAGTCGAAGCTGCTCGTCTATTAACGTATCAAGCGGCATGGCTAGAATCAGAAGGCTTGCCATACGGAAAAGCATCCGCAATGTCAAAATTGTATGCTGGTGATGCGGCCATGCGCACAACTGTTGAAGCAGTGCAAGTCTTCGGCGGCTACGGCTACACGAAAGATTATCCAGTTGAACGTTACATGCGTGATGCAAAAATCACCCAAATCTATGAAGGAACAAACGAAGTACAACGAGTCGTTATCGGTAGAATGCTAACCAAATAA
- the meaB gene encoding methylmalonyl Co-A mutase-associated GTPase MeaB, which yields MHALVERMRQQDMRALAKAITMVENDHPDKLTLLSDVFSQKKHARYVGITGSPGAGKSSLVNRLITHIRSEGKTVAIIAVDPTSPFSGGALLGDRVRMNQHFTDDGVYIRSMATRGSLGGLARATKDAVRICDAYGFDVVIVETVGVGQSELDIMKIVDTTALVLTPNSGDVLQIFKAGIMEIADLFVINKADLPGYGKLKSLLKELIMMSKTDEHEKAIVKTITTENKGIDKLWQKINEHHDFLYQTKVGTKRRIMQQELEVYELIREEIWRDVEKFVEADETLQVDETSDPYKLARDWYQQWKKKGEV from the coding sequence ATGCATGCACTAGTTGAACGGATGAGACAACAGGATATGAGGGCGCTGGCGAAAGCAATCACGATGGTTGAAAATGATCATCCGGATAAACTGACACTCTTAAGTGATGTTTTTTCTCAAAAGAAGCACGCCCGCTATGTTGGGATAACCGGCTCACCTGGTGCAGGGAAGAGTTCCTTAGTAAATCGGTTAATTACCCATATCCGCAGCGAAGGCAAAACCGTTGCGATCATTGCAGTCGACCCCACCAGTCCATTTAGTGGTGGCGCATTGCTCGGTGATCGAGTCCGCATGAACCAGCATTTTACAGATGACGGGGTCTATATTCGGAGTATGGCGACCCGTGGAAGTTTAGGTGGCTTAGCACGTGCCACGAAGGATGCTGTGCGAATTTGTGATGCGTACGGATTTGATGTTGTCATCGTGGAGACGGTTGGGGTCGGTCAATCTGAATTAGATATTATGAAAATAGTTGATACGACAGCATTAGTGTTAACGCCAAATAGTGGGGACGTTCTGCAGATTTTCAAAGCAGGAATTATGGAAATAGCTGATCTATTCGTGATTAACAAAGCAGACCTCCCAGGCTATGGCAAGTTAAAATCACTATTAAAAGAACTGATCATGATGTCGAAAACGGATGAACATGAGAAGGCAATCGTCAAAACAATCACAACGGAAAACAAAGGCATTGATAAATTGTGGCAAAAAATCAACGAACATCATGATTTCTTGTACCAGACAAAAGTAGGTACGAAACGCCGAATTATGCAACAGGAGCTTGAGGTGTACGAATTGATTCGTGAAGAAATATGGCGTGATGTCGAGAAGTTTGTCGAGGCCGATGAGACATTACAAGTTGATGAAACTAGTGATCCATATAAATTAGCACGTGATTGGTATCAACAATGGAAAAAGAAGGGGGAAGTGTGA
- a CDS encoding TetR/AcrR family transcriptional regulator, whose product MTHKHVLSSVKDQVLIEKRRNQMIQGAITLFKEKGFHRTTTREIAKESGFSIGTLYEYIRTKEDILFLVVDSIHHQVRERLEAKIDLKSPSMENFISMIRSFFHLMDEMQEEVLILYQEVKSLKKESRDYVLQKERDMVGMLERVLVVCLPNEISKHDAELIANNIFVQGQMWGFRRWILQKQFTLDAYIDGQIDYLLKILTIDQEQLGKKNA is encoded by the coding sequence ATGACACATAAACACGTTCTTTCTTCTGTTAAAGATCAAGTTTTAATTGAAAAACGTCGTAACCAAATGATTCAAGGCGCGATCACCCTTTTCAAGGAAAAGGGTTTTCACCGGACGACAACAAGGGAAATTGCGAAAGAATCAGGGTTTAGTATCGGTACATTGTATGAGTATATCCGAACAAAGGAAGATATTTTATTTTTGGTTGTTGACTCCATTCACCATCAAGTTCGGGAACGGTTAGAGGCAAAAATCGACTTAAAATCTCCATCTATGGAAAATTTTATTTCGATGATAAGATCATTTTTCCACCTGATGGATGAGATGCAGGAGGAGGTTTTGATCCTTTATCAAGAAGTAAAATCCTTGAAAAAGGAGTCAAGGGATTATGTGCTGCAAAAGGAACGTGACATGGTTGGAATGCTAGAACGTGTCCTTGTCGTCTGTTTACCAAATGAAATATCTAAACATGACGCAGAACTTATAGCCAATAACATATTTGTTCAAGGGCAAATGTGGGGGTTCAGAAGATGGATACTCCAAAAGCAATTTACCCTTGATGCGTACATCGACGGTCAAATTGATTATCTATTAAAAATTTTGACGATTGATCAAGAGCAATTAGGTAAGAAAAACGCTTAA